The proteins below come from a single Deltaproteobacteria bacterium genomic window:
- a CDS encoding molybdopterin-dependent oxidoreductase yields the protein MSFSAILIGLEKMLRFKARRYAQLKELMKQKNCCIQIRLKDKSQGRYFIFNNGNVSSKNGIHPHPDATLIFYDAETAAKLMMPMHTPLDQLNAMKNFKIVPEGPDELTMWFTRLTNLMVNIGLYQHYGVDMGNGVMRYTNGTIAGPVFVYVKDGKILRITPIEFDNTDADSWTVKARGKEFTPPRISTLSPYGFNFKSQVYSPDRLLYPLKRVDFDPNGERNCKNRGVSGYERISWDEALDIVVGEIKRVKREHGPGAIMQSTGSHHSFGNNGYYMSAQRRFMNMIGHTFVLQNVDSWEGWYWGAMHHWGGSFLLGAGDPSGCVEEALKHCEMMIFWSSDPESTNGAYGGMEGTIRRLWLRDLGVKFVHIDPFYNHTAALLGGKWMAPRPDYGNALSLAIAYVWITEDLYDKEYVKTRTTGFDEWKDYVLGKEDGIPKTPEWQEKETNVPAKDVRALAREWASKKTFLGVGGFGCTLGGACRSATGIEWARSMVYLLAMRGLGKEGVGLGNMQATTPVDLTFYFPGYTEGGFSGDLARTGLAINMYQRMPQLPSMNPYARQMVPRINVPEAILEGKTKGYGNIMESQHVEHQFQTFEYPHPGYSKVKMYYRYGGSFIGTMPESNRYVKAYRTDEVECVVNQSIWLEGEATFADIILPACTNFERWDISEAANPGGYGFGAQSQLNHRVITLQHKCIEPLGESRSDYEIFYELSKRLNLAGYYSEGCTELDWVKKTFDATDLPKHISWKDFMKKGYFVVPAPKEELKQKPGYRWFAEGRNNDTYKLGPLPADMKDGMANEGLQTPSGKIEFVATTLKRYDPDDPERPPMSKYIPSWEGHHTTDLLRKYPLQMLTPHARYTFNTMNDGKSSCVNDVKDHRVLIDGYYYWIVRMNTGDAKERDIRNNDLVKVFNDRGVVICATQVTERLPKGTVHSYSSSAIYDPIGEPGTSPDRGGCVNLLTPKRPIISRSSSCAANSNLVQIEKWGGM from the coding sequence ATGTCATTCTCCGCAATACTTATTGGTTTGGAGAAAATGTTGCGATTCAAAGCTCGTCGATATGCGCAATTAAAAGAACTGATGAAACAAAAGAATTGCTGCATTCAGATAAGGCTCAAAGATAAGTCGCAGGGCAGATATTTCATATTTAATAATGGGAACGTCAGTTCAAAAAACGGCATTCATCCTCATCCCGATGCCACGTTGATATTTTATGATGCCGAAACAGCCGCCAAGCTGATGATGCCCATGCACACGCCATTGGACCAGTTAAACGCGATGAAGAACTTCAAAATTGTTCCGGAAGGGCCCGATGAATTAACTATGTGGTTCACCCGGTTGACCAATCTGATGGTAAATATCGGCCTGTACCAGCACTATGGCGTCGATATGGGCAATGGCGTCATGCGATACACCAATGGCACCATTGCCGGCCCGGTGTTCGTCTATGTGAAAGATGGAAAAATCCTGCGCATCACTCCCATAGAATTTGATAACACTGACGCTGATTCCTGGACGGTAAAAGCCAGGGGCAAGGAGTTTACACCACCGCGCATATCTACCCTTTCTCCCTATGGATTCAATTTTAAATCACAGGTCTATTCTCCTGACAGGCTGCTCTATCCCTTGAAGCGTGTCGATTTCGATCCCAACGGTGAACGCAACTGTAAGAACAGGGGGGTGTCGGGCTACGAAAGGATCAGTTGGGACGAGGCCCTTGATATCGTTGTTGGCGAAATCAAACGGGTCAAGAGAGAGCACGGCCCGGGCGCCATCATGCAGAGCACCGGCTCGCACCATTCATTCGGGAATAACGGCTATTACATGAGTGCGCAGCGAAGGTTCATGAATATGATCGGCCATACCTTTGTCCTGCAGAATGTCGACAGTTGGGAAGGATGGTACTGGGGCGCCATGCATCACTGGGGCGGCAGTTTTCTGCTTGGGGCGGGCGATCCCTCAGGGTGCGTTGAGGAAGCGTTGAAACACTGCGAGATGATGATCTTCTGGTCGAGCGATCCGGAATCCACAAACGGGGCCTACGGTGGCATGGAAGGGACCATCCGTCGTCTCTGGCTCAGAGATCTTGGGGTTAAATTTGTCCATATCGATCCTTTTTATAACCATACAGCCGCATTGCTTGGAGGCAAGTGGATGGCGCCGCGGCCGGATTACGGGAACGCGCTGTCATTGGCCATTGCCTATGTCTGGATCACCGAAGACCTCTATGACAAGGAATATGTGAAAACCCGGACAACAGGATTTGATGAATGGAAAGATTATGTTTTAGGCAAGGAAGACGGCATACCCAAAACCCCTGAATGGCAGGAGAAAGAGACGAATGTCCCCGCAAAAGATGTGAGGGCGCTGGCAAGAGAATGGGCGTCAAAGAAGACCTTCCTGGGTGTTGGGGGGTTTGGTTGTACTTTGGGCGGAGCGTGCAGGTCGGCGACAGGAATTGAATGGGCCCGTTCCATGGTCTATCTGTTGGCCATGCGGGGCCTGGGAAAAGAGGGAGTCGGCCTGGGGAACATGCAGGCGACCACACCGGTCGACCTTACGTTCTACTTCCCCGGCTACACGGAAGGCGGGTTCTCCGGAGACCTCGCACGGACCGGATTGGCGATCAACATGTACCAAAGGATGCCCCAGTTGCCGTCCATGAACCCCTATGCCAGGCAGATGGTGCCGAGAATCAATGTGCCGGAAGCGATCCTTGAGGGAAAAACCAAGGGCTATGGCAACATAATGGAATCACAACACGTTGAACACCAGTTCCAGACCTTTGAGTATCCGCACCCGGGTTATTCGAAGGTTAAAATGTACTACAGGTATGGCGGGTCCTTCATCGGGACCATGCCTGAATCAAATCGTTACGTAAAGGCATACAGGACCGACGAAGTGGAATGTGTCGTGAACCAGTCCATCTGGCTGGAAGGCGAGGCCACGTTTGCAGATATCATCCTGCCTGCCTGTACGAACTTTGAGAGGTGGGACATCAGCGAGGCGGCAAATCCGGGAGGATATGGTTTCGGTGCACAATCACAGCTGAACCACCGCGTTATAACGTTGCAGCATAAGTGTATAGAACCCCTGGGAGAGTCGAGATCGGATTACGAAATATTTTATGAGTTGTCTAAGAGGCTTAACCTCGCAGGATATTATTCAGAGGGGTGCACCGAATTGGACTGGGTGAAAAAGACGTTTGATGCCACGGACCTGCCAAAACACATCTCCTGGAAAGACTTCATGAAAAAAGGCTATTTTGTGGTTCCCGCGCCGAAGGAAGAACTGAAACAAAAACCCGGTTACCGGTGGTTCGCCGAAGGAAGAAATAATGATACATATAAGCTCGGGCCGCTACCGGCGGACATGAAAGACGGCATGGCCAATGAGGGCCTGCAGACACCGTCGGGGAAGATAGAATTTGTCGCCACGACCTTGAAAAGATATGACCCCGATGATCCCGAGAGACCGCCGATGAGTAAGTATATCCCCTCCTGGGAGGGCCATCATACGACCGATCTTTTGCGAAAATATCCTCTGCAGATGCTAACCCCGCATGCACGCTACACCTTCAACACGATGAATGACGGCAAGAGCAGTTGCGTGAACGATGTCAAAGACCACCGGGTTTTGATCGACGGTTATTACTATTGGATTGTCCGGATGAACACGGGAGATGCAAAGGAGAGAGACATCAGAAACAATGATTTGGTAAAAGTATTCAACGACCGCGGGGTGGTGATCTGTGCAACACAAGTCACGGAGCGGCTTCCGAAAGGCACGGTTCATTCTTACTCATCCTCGGCAATATATGATCCAATAGGCGAGCCGGGGACATCTCCTGACCGAGGAGGCTGTGTCAACCTTCTCACGCCCAAGAGACCCATTATCTCAAGATCAAGCTCATGCGCAGCAAATTCCAACCTTGTTCAGATCGAAAAGTGGGGAGGAATGTAG